TTTGTAGAAGAGACTATATTTCGTGATGTCTTGGATTTTAGGACCAAACAACTTGCTTGATTGCCTATATAATCTATTGGCTTAACTTGATTAGCCAATTTGTAATCCATAGTGTATATTATTCGTTCATCAGTAAAAAGAAGAATTTTATTAGATTCACTAGTTTGGAGTTTCCCACACAAAAAAATTACAGGATTTCCAATTAAAGCATGGAGCATTCCCGAATGATGCTCAATTTCTATTGAAAGCCCCAAAATCGGGTTCCACCATAATCAAGCTGACAGCCGCGAAAGACAATAAAGTTGTGTTCCACCAAGACTGAACGGAAAAACTACATCAAACCGTGAGAAAAATTTGAAACAAAAAAAGGCCAGtgcacacccaaaaaaaaaaatcccaaaatcggGCCATGGGTACTGCCCGCCATTAGAGGATGGTGCGTATACAAATAAATCATTCACCACCAAAACAGCCCTAAAATCCCCATTTCAAATCTCGAAAGGCCACATTTGAATCTGAAAAATTCTAACACCCTAAAATCCCCATTTAAAGGTCAACATTCAAATCTAGAAAATTCCAATACCCTAATTAGATAATCCTCCATTCCGGCCTAAAATCCCCATTTCGAATTTGGAAATTCCACATTCGAATCTGGAAGATTCAATAGCCTAATCAAAGTAAGAAACGCCACAGACGAGGGGAAATCCCAAAGCTCTAAAATTCCAATTTCGCATATGGGAAGACCTCATTTGAATGTGGAAGATTCAAAAGCCCTAAAATTCCCCATTCTGCAatgccctaaaatccccaaattggcttttttttggggggggggggggtggtaagGGGGAAGAGAAGATGGGCTGTATGGCCAGCCCCATTTAGCCCAAACTTGTGACTGTACGGCCGCACGTGTGAACTCGTAGGGCTAGCCGTACGACCCATCTTCTCTTCACCCTTACATCCCTTGGATTCCCCATCAAAACCCTATCAGCCTTCACCCTAAACCCTAGATTCTCAAATCCTCCAATTTCCCCAAATTCCCAAACCATAGATCTCTAATTTACCTAATTgacccaaatccctaatttcctctcatccaaaccctaattccccCTTTACCAATACCTAAATCCATCAATTCCCTTAACCAATTTAGCCCCAATTTCatcttttcccaaaatttccctAACCCTAGCCTTACCTGTATCTAAATCTAGCAAGCCCTAGGTAGTATTAGGTTTTCCCTCTTAAAATAGACTTATATCCCCATGCAATTTGGATGTCCTTGCATCTATTAGATCCTTGTTTCTTGTATTTATTGTTCATGCGGGACGTTGCTTGCTAATTTAGGCTTGAAGTCTTCATATTTTCTTCTTAGGATCATGAGATGTGTGATGGCTTTAGCATGCTTATGACTTTTAAATAATTAACTTAATTTGCTGATTGATCTCTACTTTTGGTTTAGCGTCATACATCGGTCCTACATCACTAGACTATCCATTCAATAGTACCATTAGACCAAGCCACAATGCAAGAACCGCGTTGGCCAGATGATCATAACCCTCtgaatgaggcccatttgttAGAATTGTTCGTTTTTTATGAGCCATCGATcgcatggttaggatcatcaaattAAAGTGCTACTTTGGAAGCATAAGCAATACAAAGGGTGATCTATCGGATAGATGTTTCGAGATCATGATTAGACCTATTTTGTTTTTCCACTCAATCTGGACcttccattttccatgctattaaTCAGATGTTTGGGAACCtccgattggtgtgatttttgcccCATGCTTGCCCCTAGTTGGATGAATGAATGGACAACTCAAATCGACAATTGATTGTCCCGTGTGAGCAGCTTTATTCAACATGGTGCTTATGATAATGAAACCGAACTCAAGAACTTAGACAACATCACATAAAGCAATACAAAGTTCAACgagaatgagagggaaagaaagtgaaaaggagagaaggagaaaacaagagagagaggggtgggcTGCCGCAGTAGCGGTGCGGAAGAAGAAGAATCgggttttttccttttctttttcttcttttttttttttttttttttattttttattttttttttttagggttatTGTACATAATGACTGTTGtgggaccgtaacggccgttacaacacCGTAGCAGTCGTTTTGGTTTGTTTTTTCTGGACCTCCCCGTTTTAGCCTGGTATTGTGTAACGGTAACTGCCGTTACTGTTACGTATCGGCTGATAGGTAACCGATCTGGGACACCTTACCTACAACATATCATTGCAATCCCACACCTTTGTTTGTGGCTGCTAAGCAAAGGCAGACAACTCAGTCCTTGAAATCATAGTCCTCTGCTACTTGTGTACGGATTACAGGGATTTCTTGGAAAAACTTTAACTAAAATCAGAGAAAGCTCACAACTCACCCTTCAAAGCGGAAGGCCAGACGCGTCAGGCTTTGTTGACTCCACAGGTTCTTGGAGGCAAGGGTTGATGGGTAGTAGCTGGCATTGTGCATACTGCACCATCAGTTGATCCAAAATAACCAAAGCGACCATGGCTTCCACCATTGGCACAGCTGCAACACCAGAAAGCAATCATTAGCATGAATCTTCTTCCATGATATTTAATTAGTTTAAATGCAGACCAAGAAAGCAAATGACAGAGGGGAGTTTCCCTATGAAGGAAGTTTCCTGAACAGACCTCGAGGGACCACACAAGGATCGTGGCGTCCTCGTGCAATAAGTTCAGTCTCATGTCGGTCTCTGGTCACTGTGTGTTGTTTTCTCTGCAAGTGTCGCATAATGAGTCCCATAAGCAAACTCAAAGATTTAGCTGTCAGACTGAAATAGAGTTCCTTTTTTCAATCCATGCGGAATATACAAGTgttctatcagggagtccaacTCACTGCAATTGTAGAAGTAGGCTTGAAAGCTATCCTCATGGTTATTGTTTCACCATTTGATATTCCACCCTGCAAGaattagaaaaaaatgcatggaaaccCAGGTAGCACTTTAGAAGTTTGAATCTTAATGGAATagtgagaaagaaaaggaaaaaagaaagaatggGAACAGAAAATACCTGTATCCCACCCGAACGATTTGTTCTTGTTCGGATTTTTCCATCCTCATCAGTATAGAACTCATCGTTATGCTCACTTCCTGTCATAAAAGTACCTGCATAGATTGCCACAGACAAATTAGTTACACCATGAATAAAATCATGAACCCATAATAGCCAATGATCTCTTGAAGATAGAAGTTGAAATGGTTGTTGGAAGATAACGACTAAATTATAAACAGTCTGTTTCTGCTTTTCTATTCACAACCAATCAATGCTCAAAGACATGTTTCTGTACCTACAAATCCACTACCAATTTCAAATGCCTTGGTTGCTGGCAATGACATGACAGCTTTAGCAAGCTCAGCTTCAAGTTTATCGAAGGCAGGTGAACCAAGCCCCTATAACCAAAGGGGTCATCTTTATTAGACAACTGCTGACTTGGATTATTTCCAAACATGATGAGAAATGTATATATGCTTGAAAGGAGGCTTTGTGAGTCTACTCAGGAGAGAAGGAATTGAACTGAATACTTACACGTGGGACATTCCTCACAATGCATGTCACAACACCACCAACAGAGTCCCCTCTCACTCGGATGGCATCGATGGCATTAATCATCTTCTCAGCATATTCAGGATCTGGACATCTAACAATATTACTTTCTACCTGGGAGAAATTCATATAGGAAGATTCTTAGGAAATTGCAACAATAGCAGTATTAGCTAAACCTcatcaagagagaagagagaaaaaaaaaaaaaagagagagagagaaagaaaaagaaaaaactgttTCTAACCTGTTCGAGTGTTACAACCTCATTGTCAACCACACCCTCTGGAAGTACAACTTTATGCACTTGAGATACATATGCCAAAACCTGAAAATCATCAAGAATATTTAAGCAGGGATGGATGCAATGCATGACAAGTAGTCAATCAGTACCTATCCATGCATGTAATCTTGTGGATGCATTAGTGatgtaggactgatgcatgaaccaaataacatgtgagatcaagtagtagAATTATGACAATTAACAATAAAACACAAGCATTGCCATAATAATCACGAATCCCataaaaaccaaaagaacatcatgcataatcatagcctaagttaccaacatcgtcacacaagatcattaaaaaaaaagcaaCTAGGATCTAATAGATATAGGGATGTCCAATTAACATAGGATATAATCTATTTCAAAGTAAAAAACCTAATACAACGTAgggtaaaaattagggtttgggtaatttggaaAAGGAGAAAAGTTATGATTTTTAGGGTAAGGGTTTCAGGAATGGAAGAAAATGGTTTTAGGTCgaaggattcacacgtgtggccataTGGTCACAAGTGTGGCATGAGATGGAcgggtttaggtcggttagggtttgggattGTAGATATGTAAATGAAAGATGGGTTTAGGAAAAGATGAGGGCTTATGATGAGAAAAtcgaagaacttgaagaaaatacctAATGGAGGGAAAAAGAGATGGTGtcgggatagatggagacctcgcacctccgttgatgaagattagcctcgcaccaatcttccttccaaattgcatgaaagtatcttcaaatcgcatgaagatggaagaagaagaaagcaagagcttttttttttttttttaagcacaaaatccaatgagggagagGTTCACATgcccaccctcttttatagcttcaagaaagttcaaaaattacaataaacacccTATTTTGTAAATTTTCACAAAAATATCCAGTCTAACtaaatcaactaaaaacactcataatggtgtCCAAATATAATATCAgcaaaactaaatcctataagttgataaaatctaagaaaaattAGTGTGGACAATCCACGATCAAcagcccgatcatgtgatccaacggcccgatcatcacgtccatccaatccaatggtctggatcactctaTAAAACAGCCCATGTGCATTTTCCCAGTATGGGGTCTTCCAGGTGCTTGCACATGCACAAAGGGTCATCAACACGgtcacgggtactcgcctagccacagggaaattggTGCGACCCGCCTCCTCTGATATGTACACAAAGGTGTACATgtagtgatgtcctcatcaattagtAGCAAGATATAATacaaaaacatgtttaattacacaaaataaacaaaaagatcAGACCAGAACATTAGTACCCTAAACGAGAAAATATAAAATTGCCTCATGCGCAAGTAGACAAGTTCAAACAAAAACAATAAATCAATAGTATTAAAACATATGGACAAGCTGCTAAAGATGATATGCACTACAcctacatgcatgcataagacaTTCACTATGCGTTGAATTGCATATTAATTCGGGATTTGGGGCGAAGATAGGGTACAACAACTTATGGAAAAGGGACCCAGCTGAAATCATATCAATAAAAGATAGTTGCACTTAGCAACTTAATAAATGCACCTCAGTTCCTGACACCATCTTGAGAATCTTCTTTGCAACAGCTCCAGGTATAACTCTCCCAATGGTTTCTCTAGCTGAAGATCTGCCACCCCCCTACAATTCCATTTGGAACAAGTTTTACAATGATGTTTATACACCCAATCATCTAAAGAATTTGGTTCCAATGAGCCATCATAACAGGTGGGAACATGAGGTTACCTGTACTGATCTCACACCATATTTAAAATCATACGTGGCATCAGCATGAGAAGGCCTATATGCTATTGACATTTCACTGTAATCCTGCAAAAGTTGGCGGATGGGAATGATTTGAAAATTCAGAAAGCATGAAGATGCAAGACAATAGATGGTGATCATGAGGGGTTTTGCTTTGGAACTTATGAAACTTGAGACCTCATATTAAGGAAGCCCCCAGTTCCAAGAGACACTCACATGACTTCTTTGATCGGTATTTGGTACATAGACATGGATTGGGGTTCCTGTAGTCATTCCTGCAGTACATATTCTGCATCAGTCAACAGATTACTCTGAGAGGAATGGCAAATACACCACATAGCATGCAAGAAAGCAGTgactgaaaaaacaaaaaaaagaagcagcaACAACGACCTTCAGAAACGCCTGAAAGAATCTGACATGTATCAGTCTCTTTTCTTGGAGTAGTTATTCGGCTCTGCCCTGGCCTCCTGGAGACATTAATTTTGGAGTTAAAACTTGAacatattcatcatcatcatcttcttcttctttttcgctTATTGAAAAGCCCAATATTCGTATTTTTAATTTCATCCCAGTTATTAGAAAATGAATAGTATTTTGGGCACTTGGAAGCCCTATCCATAGATAAAAACATTggccaaataaaatttatcattAACCAGACAGACGCTATGTTAAATAGGGATTTATCAGCAATATGTGATGCAGAACTCCCATTTTTCTCATTTATAAAAAACCACAATAACTGAGAAAAAATGAAGATATCTCGATGAAATAAGGAGACACCAGCAGCATATTTAGATacattacaaaataaaaatgATGGCCTGAATCTCACAGACGGCTGCCAAGTTGGCACATGGACAGCAAGTCACCTCTTCGATTTGGTTTGCACAAATCACCTTGGCATCTCTCGAGTTGCATGGGCTAAACTACAGTATGAATTTGCTAAACTGGTTAGTAAAATCAGCAGTGCGTCCATATCCACTGTACATGTCATACATGTACATTGACCAGTCCTTGTACTTTCCAGTCTGGCCAGATCCAGCCAGTAGAAGTCCCTGTCCAGGACAACTACAGGTTTTGATCAGATTTTG
This region of Magnolia sinica isolate HGM2019 chromosome 1, MsV1, whole genome shotgun sequence genomic DNA includes:
- the LOC131245970 gene encoding chorismate synthase, chloroplastic-like, translated to MATSLSSKPFLTATRTDGIYGLGFQASDLRRLSAPSVQISIRRTPAARKLEVQASTGNSFGTLFRITTYGESHGGGVGCVIDGCPPRVPLSEADMQVELDRRRPGQSRITTPRKETDTCQILSGVSEGMTTGTPIHVYVPNTDQRSHDYSEMSIAYRPSHADATYDFKYGVRSVQGGGRSSARETIGRVIPGAVAKKILKMVSGTEVLAYVSQVHKVVLPEGVVDNEVVTLEQVESNIVRCPDPEYAEKMINAIDAIRVRGDSVGGVVTCIVRNVPRGLGSPAFDKLEAELAKAVMSLPATKAFEIGSGFVGTFMTGSEHNDEFYTDEDGKIRTRTNRSGGIQGGISNGETITMRIAFKPTSTIARKQHTVTRDRHETELIARGRHDPCVVPRAVPMVEAMVALVILDQLMVQYAQCQLLPINPCLQEPVESTKPDASGLPL